In the Marinomonas algicola genome, one interval contains:
- a CDS encoding (deoxy)nucleoside triphosphate pyrophosphohydrolase, protein MIIDVAAGAVVRDGLVFVAFRSDLKHQGGLWEFPGGKCELSEAADLTLRRELKEEIGVVVTSQKYVFSVEHDYGDKKVRLHFYIVDGFEGEPYAAEGQLVKWVSLDQLSDLNFLKANQEFVSFLQNQ, encoded by the coding sequence ATGATTATTGATGTAGCCGCCGGTGCCGTTGTAAGGGATGGTTTGGTGTTTGTGGCTTTCAGATCTGATCTTAAACATCAAGGTGGGCTGTGGGAGTTTCCTGGAGGTAAGTGTGAACTGTCCGAGGCAGCTGATTTGACTTTAAGAAGAGAGTTGAAAGAAGAGATTGGTGTTGTCGTTACCTCGCAAAAATACGTCTTTTCTGTTGAGCATGACTATGGAGATAAAAAAGTACGATTGCACTTTTATATTGTCGATGGTTTTGAAGGAGAGCCCTATGCCGCAGAAGGGCAGCTAGTGAAGTGGGTGTCTCTTGATCAGTTGTCAGACTTAAATTTTCTAAAGGCGAATCAAGAGTTTGTAAGTTTTTTGCAAAATCAGTAG
- a CDS encoding peptidylprolyl isomerase, whose protein sequence is MAMASACHILVKTKDEANKLKVRLDKGEDFYQLAKKHSTCPSSKKGGDLGEFKQGDMVKSFDQAVFKGPLLKVQGPIKTQFGFHLIKVLYRN, encoded by the coding sequence ATGGCGATGGCTAGTGCATGTCATATATTGGTAAAGACTAAAGATGAGGCCAATAAATTAAAAGTGAGATTAGATAAAGGAGAAGACTTTTATCAGTTGGCAAAAAAACATTCTACTTGCCCTTCATCTAAAAAGGGGGGAGATTTGGGGGAGTTTAAACAGGGGGATATGGTTAAGTCATTTGATCAAGCTGTGTTTAAAGGTCCGTTGTTAAAGGTTCAGGGTCCAATAAAAACCCAATTTGGGTTTCATTTAATCAAGGTGTTGTACCGTAATTAG
- the argJ gene encoding bifunctional glutamate N-acetyltransferase/amino-acid acetyltransferase ArgJ → MAVGESKFPEIPLIDGVRIGYAKAGIKKANRKDVVLFEICEGASVAGVFTLNAFCAAPVTLCREHLSKAPARFLLINTGNANAGTGVKGMSNAQKSCAAVAEIAAIEPAQVLPFSTGVIGEPLPIDKLLSSLPEAFSRLSSGKWLDAGEGIMTTDTRPKGAYRSCEYEGLSFNLAGISKGAGMIRPNMATMLGFVATDVAIDQSLLHEILKDVVNKSFNRITIDSDTSTNDSCMLIATGKAGNEKITDLSSDFARYFIEQLTSIMQELAHAIVKDGEGATKFVSVEVAGSESKEDATKVAFEIAHSPLVKTALFASDPNWGRILAVVGRAGLKSLDVSKVAIFINDVEIVKEGARSDSYTEELGQSAMSPENIHIKIDLGLGLSSDIVWTTDLSHDYVTINAEYRT, encoded by the coding sequence ATGGCTGTTGGTGAATCTAAGTTTCCAGAAATTCCTTTAATTGATGGTGTTCGTATTGGCTACGCCAAGGCGGGTATAAAAAAAGCAAATCGTAAAGACGTTGTGCTTTTTGAGATTTGTGAAGGGGCATCTGTTGCGGGTGTTTTTACATTGAACGCATTTTGTGCGGCACCAGTAACCTTGTGTAGAGAGCATTTGTCAAAAGCGCCTGCACGTTTTTTACTCATTAATACTGGCAATGCTAACGCAGGTACCGGTGTTAAAGGCATGAGCAATGCGCAAAAATCCTGTGCTGCAGTGGCCGAAATTGCGGCTATAGAACCGGCACAGGTTTTGCCGTTTTCTACGGGTGTGATTGGTGAGCCGCTTCCGATTGATAAGTTGTTGTCTTCGTTACCTGAGGCTTTTAGTCGTCTTTCTTCTGGGAAGTGGCTAGATGCTGGGGAGGGTATTATGACAACAGATACTCGTCCTAAGGGGGCCTATCGCTCTTGTGAATATGAGGGGTTGTCATTTAACTTGGCAGGTATTTCAAAAGGCGCAGGCATGATTCGACCAAACATGGCGACGATGCTCGGTTTTGTGGCCACTGATGTTGCTATAGATCAGAGCCTACTTCATGAAATCCTCAAAGATGTGGTTAATAAGAGTTTTAATCGAATAACTATTGATAGTGATACCTCCACAAATGACTCCTGTATGTTGATTGCAACGGGCAAAGCAGGTAATGAAAAAATAACTGATTTGAGCTCGGATTTTGCAAGGTACTTTATTGAGCAGCTTACCTCTATTATGCAAGAGCTCGCTCACGCTATTGTAAAGGATGGCGAAGGCGCAACTAAGTTTGTTTCAGTTGAGGTTGCAGGTTCAGAGTCAAAAGAGGATGCAACAAAAGTGGCTTTTGAGATTGCGCATTCTCCTTTGGTTAAGACGGCACTTTTTGCATCTGATCCTAATTGGGGGAGAATTCTTGCTGTTGTGGGGAGGGCGGGGCTAAAGTCATTAGACGTTTCAAAAGTAGCGATATTTATTAATGATGTTGAAATTGTGAAGGAAGGTGCGCGTTCTGATTCATATACTGAGGAGTTGGGTCAATCGGCTATGTCACCAGAAAATATTCATATAAAAATTGATCTTGGTCTAGGGCTGTCTTCGGATATTGTTTGGACTACAGATTTGTCCCATGATTACGTAACCATAAATGCTGAGTACCGTACCTAA
- a CDS encoding response regulator: MANQIFTQDLSVLLIEPSDVQRKLITRSLTGAGINNIEEASNINDTINILKEHSPDLIISSMYLPDGTADDLLQKIRNNPETEGQAFMLISSERNKVYLESLRQSGVLAILPKPFDSQDLTRAIKATTSYISNTDIDLEFFDPKDLKVLVVDDSRLARKHIMRTMMSMGIEQFDEAENGKDAISLLEITQYDLVITDYNMPEMDGRELTELIRMTPELAQIPVLMVSSESNESHLANIAQAGVDAICDKPFDPNTVRELLSNILN; the protein is encoded by the coding sequence ATGGCAAATCAAATCTTTACCCAAGATCTATCCGTTTTACTTATCGAACCTTCGGACGTTCAAAGAAAGTTAATTACTAGATCATTGACTGGCGCTGGCATCAACAATATAGAAGAGGCATCAAATATCAATGACACGATTAATATCCTAAAAGAACATTCTCCCGACCTCATCATTTCTTCTATGTATTTGCCCGATGGCACGGCTGACGACCTACTACAAAAGATCAGAAACAACCCAGAGACTGAAGGACAAGCCTTCATGTTAATTTCAAGCGAACGTAACAAGGTCTATCTAGAAAGCTTACGCCAATCTGGCGTGTTGGCCATTTTACCCAAACCTTTTGATAGCCAAGACCTAACTCGAGCCATTAAGGCAACTACATCTTACATTAGCAATACAGACATTGATCTTGAATTTTTCGATCCAAAAGACTTAAAAGTACTAGTAGTAGATGATAGCCGTCTTGCCAGAAAGCACATTATGAGAACCATGATGAGTATGGGAATCGAACAGTTTGATGAAGCTGAGAACGGAAAAGATGCTATCTCTCTTCTTGAAATCACACAATATGACCTAGTAATAACAGATTATAACATGCCTGAAATGGATGGCCGGGAATTAACTGAATTAATACGAATGACCCCTGAGCTAGCTCAAATCCCCGTATTAATGGTAAGCTCTGAGTCAAACGAATCTCATTTAGCCAATATAGCGCAAGCTGGAGTAGATGCTATTTGCGACAAACCATTTGACCCAAACACAGTCAGGGAACTGCTTAGCAATATTTTAAATTAA
- a CDS encoding retention module-containing protein gives MSDNQLSFATLGNAVGFVVQASGQVRVQSIDGQERTINVGDPVFYGESITSAVTGAAIIEFIDGSQIVIESDAFVEITDEVFSLDETEELVADSAADVEALQQAILAGVDPTLVQEAPAAGDQAPADDGGLGDSASVSRTGDFFLPDYGYDTSARSSENNVNIVNEPNQVAVAPTPTPTPAPTPTPAPTPTPAPTPTPAPTPTPAPTPTPAPTPTPAPTPTPAPTPTPAPTPTPVPTPTPVPTPTPVPTPTPVPTPTPVPTPTPVPTPTPVAPSITLGNDISVDESQGTVTIVVTRSGDLSIASSVDFTTVDGTALASDNQQLKDYEAQQGTVVFSVGESTKTITINIVNDNLFEDLENFSIQLSNPVSASIVDGEQLITIVDNSEDTVLVSLTGPGSVVEGETTTDYTVSLDTAVPAGKSVTVNLSYTGTATDGTDYTGQTSVVVTGPASTATFTLATLDDALADNGETIIIDIDSIVDTDGAFEAIAEDTNANQVTTVINDQTGTDNPPGTEDTVLVSLTGPGTVVEGETTTDYTVSLDTAVPAGKSVTVNLSYTGTATDGTDYTGQTSVVVTGPASTATFTLATLDDALADNGETIIIDIDSIVTQTAFEAIAETPTPIK, from the coding sequence ATGAGTGACAATCAGCTTTCATTTGCAACATTAGGTAATGCAGTGGGTTTTGTGGTTCAAGCGAGCGGGCAGGTTCGTGTTCAGTCAATAGATGGACAAGAACGAACGATTAATGTTGGTGATCCAGTATTCTATGGTGAGTCAATAACCTCAGCTGTAACTGGTGCTGCAATTATTGAATTTATTGATGGTTCTCAGATCGTTATAGAAAGCGATGCCTTTGTTGAAATAACGGACGAAGTGTTCTCTTTAGACGAAACTGAAGAGTTAGTAGCTGACTCAGCCGCCGATGTTGAAGCATTGCAGCAGGCCATTTTAGCTGGGGTCGACCCGACGTTAGTACAGGAAGCTCCTGCCGCTGGTGACCAAGCACCTGCCGATGATGGGGGGTTAGGTGACTCGGCATCAGTTAGTAGAACAGGCGACTTCTTTCTTCCTGACTATGGTTATGATACATCTGCGAGATCGTCAGAAAATAATGTAAATATAGTTAATGAGCCAAATCAAGTAGCGGTAGCTCCGACGCCAACACCGACTCCAGCGCCAACACCGACGCCAGCGCCAACACCGACGCCAGCGCCAACACCGACTCCAGCGCCAACACCGACGCCAGCGCCAACACCGACGCCAGCGCCAACACCGACTCCAGCGCCAACACCGACGCCAGCGCCAACACCGACTCCAGCGCCAACACCGACGCCAGTGCCAACACCGACGCCAGTGCCAACACCGACGCCAGTGCCAACACCGACGCCAGTGCCAACACCGACGCCAGTGCCAACACCGACGCCAGTGCCAACACCGACGCCAGTAGCACCTTCAATTACTTTAGGAAATGATATTTCCGTTGATGAATCCCAGGGTACAGTGACTATTGTTGTTACTAGAAGTGGTGACCTTTCTATAGCTTCTTCAGTAGACTTTACAACTGTTGATGGAACTGCTTTAGCAAGTGATAACCAGCAACTAAAAGATTATGAAGCGCAGCAAGGGACGGTTGTATTTTCTGTGGGAGAGTCAACTAAGACGATTACAATCAATATTGTCAATGATAACCTTTTTGAGGATTTAGAAAATTTTTCTATACAATTGAGCAATCCTGTAAGCGCCTCAATTGTTGACGGTGAGCAATTAATAACAATTGTTGATAACTCAGAAGACACCGTATTGGTGAGCTTAACCGGCCCAGGTTCGGTCGTCGAAGGGGAAACCACAACCGATTACACCGTGTCCTTGGACACCGCGGTACCGGCTGGCAAGTCTGTGACCGTGAACTTAAGCTACACAGGCACCGCAACCGACGGCACCGATTACACCGGTCAAACCAGTGTGGTGGTAACGGGGCCAGCGAGCACGGCGACCTTTACGTTAGCGACCTTAGACGATGCGTTGGCGGACAATGGTGAAACCATCATCATTGACATCGATTCCATTGTGGACACAGACGGCGCGTTTGAAGCGATAGCGGAAGACACCAACGCCAATCAAGTGACGACCGTGATTAACGACCAAACCGGAACCGATAATCCTCCGGGCACAGAAGATACTGTGTTGGTGAGCTTAACCGGCCCAGGTACGGTGGTTGAAGGGGAAACCACAACCGATTACACCGTGTCCTTGGACACCGCGGTACCGGCTGGCAAGTCTGTGACCGTGAACTTAAGCTACACAGGCACCGCAACGGATGGAACGGATTACACCGGTCAAACCAGTGTGGTGGTAACGGGTCCAGCGAGCACGGCGACCTTTACGTTAGCGACCTTAGACGATGCGTTGGCGGACAATGGCGAAACCATCATCATTGACATCGATTCCATCGTGACACAGACGGCGTTTGAAGCGATAGCGGAGACACCAACGCCAATCAAGTGA
- a CDS encoding TIGR01244 family sulfur transferase, translating to MFKAIKVTENYYVSPQIFPEDLLEIKKMGFDSIINNRPDGESEDQPVGEELREAIETEGFTYYKNSIVLTNLTQREVDLQAGFLATSKKTLAFCRTGTRSSVLWVLSENRKGKNFDDLVKFVESKGVALDRCMEIMQKNKVD from the coding sequence GTGTTTAAAGCTATTAAAGTAACTGAAAATTATTATGTATCGCCACAGATTTTTCCTGAAGATTTGCTAGAAATAAAGAAAATGGGTTTTGATTCAATTATAAATAATCGTCCAGATGGTGAATCAGAGGATCAGCCAGTAGGTGAGGAGTTGAGGGAGGCGATTGAAACTGAAGGGTTTACATATTATAAAAACTCAATTGTATTGACAAACTTGACACAGCGTGAAGTGGATTTGCAGGCTGGGTTTTTAGCAACCTCTAAAAAAACGTTAGCGTTTTGCAGAACGGGGACTAGATCATCAGTCCTATGGGTCTTAAGTGAGAATCGTAAAGGGAAAAACTTTGATGATTTAGTTAAGTTTGTCGAATCTAAAGGTGTTGCTTTAGATCGCTGCATGGAGATTATGCAAAAAAATAAAGTTGATTAA